One Glandiceps talaboti chromosome 2, keGlaTala1.1, whole genome shotgun sequence genomic region harbors:
- the LOC144453630 gene encoding uncharacterized protein LOC144453630, producing the protein MNAASQVVHMHSSDSSGNSFGTVEKLVDILHSYMKENEKLKSELEQVKLHVSSQIEQGEQERRQRVQQLLHENGSLKAYVKQLEIQIADAKQCNIEKSSDDFEQGRKRKRKGNLCVQAAVRTAYASLRETPSFTGFVFTAGAGMKGITNRQACAAVVNKVLLDNQKLNWDSAEVEAACQTYWRTQRDAYSRHIKGTHEKHNRSISRRERMRRKMNWRKKALQYVQWSVATKDKMRSVLNFEYTSSDEDEIHNIHKKEKNAPKRIRRLLWESDELREYKSELDRTMSEKFLKHRITRCKVKRPPTCVSARNPPDDAPIWTVNRSFTAGNGSMEKSSTPGDCNHAEFGNEIAVLETVTMPDCKASISHNMLNHHTATLQHNMKCED; encoded by the exons ATCTGATAGTAGTGGTAATTCATTCGGAACTGTGGAAAAGCTGGTTGACATCTTGCATTCCTACATgaaggaaaatgaaaaattaaaaagtgaACTAGAGCAAGTGAAACTTCATGTTAGCAGTCAGATTGAACAAGGGGAACAGGAGAGACGTCAAAGAGTTCAACAGTTATTACATGAGAATGGTTCACTGAAGGCATATGTCAAACAGTTAGAAATACAGATAGCAGATGCAAAACAATgcaacattgaaaaaagtagTGATGACTTTGAGCAAGGAAGGAAGAGGAAACGAAAGGGCAATCTCTGTGTACAG GCTGCCGTTCGCACTGCATATGCTAGTCTGAGAGAAACCCCCAGTTTCACTGGCTTTGTCTTTACAGCTGGAGCTGG GATGAAGGGCATTACCAATCGACAGGCCTGTGCAGCTGTGGTCAATAAAGTTTTACTGGATAACCAGAAACTAAACTGGGATAGTGCAGAAGTTGAAG ctgcatgccaaacctACTGGAGAACGCAACGGGATGCATATTCAAGACACATTAAGGGAACTCACGAAAAGCACAATAGGAGTATTTCAAGGCGAGAACGTATGAGAAGG AAAATGAATTGGCGGAAGAAAGCCCTTCAGTATGTACAATGGAGTGTCGCCACTAAAGACAAAATGAGATCTGTCTTGAACTTTGAGTATACATCTTCAGATGAAGATGAAATTCACAATATACACAAGAAAGAGAAAAATGCACCCAAGAGGATACGTCGCTTGCTGTGGGAGAGTGATGAGTTGAGAGAATATAAGTCTGAACTTGACAGAACCATGAGTgaaaaattcttaaaacatcgtATCACAAGATGTAAGGTGAAGAGACCACCAACATGTGTGTCCGCAAGAAATCCACCAGATGATGCACCCATCTGGACCGTCAATAGAAGCTTCACAG CAGGAAATGGAAGTATGGAAAAGAGCAGCACCCCTGGGGACTGCAATCATGCTGAATTTGGAAATGAAATTGCTGTGCTGGAAACAGTCACCATGCCTGATTGCAAGGCAAGCATCAGTCACAACATGTTAAATCACCACACTGCAACACTCCAACACAATATGAAATGTGAAGATTAA